The Stieleria maiorica genome includes the window TCTCCCCAATCGTAAGGTTTGTCGAGTCTTTCTCGCTACCCTTGAGTGCCACAAGACATTTTTTCTCAAGATCGTCATCGGCGTCCAACCGCCCCAACGTCCAGATGTACCCCCCACCGTCGGTGCTCTTCATCGCCGAAGACTCGAGGATGGTCAGCGGCCCCATCACTCGGCCGGCACATTCGGCCAACGCGACAAAGGTGTCTTCGCTCAACTCATCCGTTTGATTATCCGTCGTCGCCTCTTCCGACGCCCCCACCTTTTTGAAACTGACCTGCAAATTGGTCACCAGGGGTCCCTGGCGCAGTCCCGGCTTCACGTTGACTTTGACCAAGAATCCCTGCCTGGCGTTTTGGTGCGATCCATCCGCCTCGCTGACTTCAAATGGCTCAAATTCCACCTCAGATAATTCCGTCAATTCCTCGCTGCCAAACTTCGCCGACTGGGGAACGATGTCGGTGTCGTAATAGTTGTACAACTTGGTCGAAAACTCGAACGGCTCGGCGGCGAGCACTTCGCCAAAGGCGATTTGTTTGGGGTCGAATTCGATGTCACTGATCACCAACCCTTGGACCACCAATCGAATCGCCGGCCGCAGCGGGTCGTTGGTGCGCAGCTCCGCGGACTGCTCGAACGTGGTCTTGTCGCTCGAAACGGTCCATTCGAGTTCCACGGAAGTCGATTCGCCGGGTGCGAGTTGATTGTTGACCAGCGAACCAAGTGTACATTTGCACGTTGACGCACCGAGTTCCAACCGCAAGACGTCGTTGCCGACGTTCTTGACGATAAACTCGTGTGAGCCCTTGCTGCCCGGCGACATCGCCCCGAAATCGTGGACCGGCTTGCCGTCCAATTCCGCGCGGGCCGCCGAATCGCTGTGGTACTCCTTCAGCTTTGCCATCACGTTGTCGGCCGTCACGCTGCCGTCCATCGTGATCTCACCGAAATAAGCTTCCCGGTGTCCGTATTCCATGTAGTTCATCGTCCAGGCACAGGTGGTTCCGATGACAAACGACAGACCGAGCAGGAGCCAAAATTTATTCACGATCAAACCTATTCGACGAGATTCTCTATTCGGAGGTGTCGTTGCTACGGCCGGGGACCGGCTCTGGTTCGCCCGCCAACCCCGGTCGCTCGCGAAATCGATCCTTGATGGAACGGGAAACCGGTTGCCGGCGCGCGGGAGCCCCGATTTTCTCCGCGATTAGGATTTGCTGCAGCCCCAAATCACGGACGATATTGCCGCCCAATCCAGACAATTGTCGCGCCCGGTCGGCCAAAACCCCCGCTTTAGCCGTCTCGGACCGCTCATCGGCGATCACGGCCGCTTGCGCGACCAGCGACAAATCCGTCGGATTTTTCGCCAGAGCCTCGGAAACCAGCCGGTCGGCTGCTTCTAAATCCGCCGTTTGCCCGAAACATTGATACAGGTG containing:
- a CDS encoding DUF1573 domain-containing protein, producing MNKFWLLLGLSFVIGTTCAWTMNYMEYGHREAYFGEITMDGSVTADNVMAKLKEYHSDSAARAELDGKPVHDFGAMSPGSKGSHEFIVKNVGNDVLRLELGASTCKCTLGSLVNNQLAPGESTSVELEWTVSSDKTTFEQSAELRTNDPLRPAIRLVVQGLVISDIEFDPKQIAFGEVLAAEPFEFSTKLYNYYDTDIVPQSAKFGSEELTELSEVEFEPFEVSEADGSHQNARQGFLVKVNVKPGLRQGPLVTNLQVSFKKVGASEEATTDNQTDELSEDTFVALAECAGRVMGPLTILESSAMKSTDGGGYIWTLGRLDADDDLEKKCLVALKGSEKDSTNLTIGETYPSDVIEAEFGKPIGRGQTRLFPLVLKLKAGEELIDLLGKNKDDFGWLWIESDNPKVSRMKVAIKVLIEPRP